In Geotalea uraniireducens, one genomic interval encodes:
- a CDS encoding DMT family transporter has product METTGTGRVAARHGLLLIITAALLWGTVGITTRALYGLAATTPLSIGFFRLALAVPVLLLGCWPLVGRQFFRVGRHDLGLMVLIGAMTALYQVCYFAAIARCGVAVATLVTLCTAPVLVALLSVIFLGEKPTGRTMAALLLALGGTALLVGGGPVGVRGAGGVLLALGSAFGYAVVALATRTLAGRYHPLQPIAISFAIGALVLLAAVIPQGLVVSYPPTGWLLLGYLGVVPTALAYVLFISGIRHTTATVASICTLLEPLTSTVLAWLLFAERLGRGGIAGAAKLTGAILLLYAGGRKGRRK; this is encoded by the coding sequence ATGGAGACTACGGGAACCGGGCGCGTCGCGGCGCGCCACGGACTCTTACTGATCATTACGGCGGCGCTGCTCTGGGGAACGGTCGGCATCACTACCAGGGCGCTGTACGGGCTGGCCGCCACCACCCCCTTGTCGATCGGCTTTTTTCGCTTGGCCCTGGCGGTGCCGGTACTGCTGCTCGGCTGCTGGCCGCTGGTCGGCCGCCAGTTCTTCCGGGTGGGCCGGCACGACCTGGGGCTGATGGTCCTCATTGGCGCAATGACCGCCCTCTACCAGGTCTGCTACTTCGCCGCCATCGCCCGCTGCGGCGTAGCCGTGGCCACCCTGGTCACCCTCTGCACGGCACCGGTGCTGGTGGCGTTGCTCTCCGTCATCTTTCTCGGCGAAAAGCCAACCGGTAGGACGATGGCGGCGTTGCTGCTCGCCCTGGGCGGAACGGCGCTCCTGGTTGGCGGCGGCCCCGTCGGCGTGCGGGGCGCCGGCGGCGTCCTGCTCGCCCTCGGTTCGGCCTTCGGCTACGCCGTAGTGGCGCTGGCGACCCGGACGCTGGCTGGCCGCTACCACCCGCTGCAACCGATTGCCATCAGCTTCGCCATCGGTGCCCTGGTACTCCTCGCCGCGGTCATCCCCCAGGGGCTAGTGGTCAGCTACCCGCCGACCGGCTGGCTGCTCCTCGGCTACCTCGGCGTGGTACCAACCGCCCTTGCCTACGTCCTGTTCATCAGCGGCATCCGGCACACCACTGCCACGGTCGCCAGCATCTGCACCCTGCTGGAGCCGTTGACATCGACAGTGCTCGCCTGGCTGCTCTTCGCCGAACGGCTTGGCCGCGGCGGCATCGCCGGGGCGGCCAAGCTGACGGGGGCAATTCTGTTGTTGTATGCGGGGGGAAGAAAGGGGCGGCGGAAATGA
- a CDS encoding MBL fold metallo-hydrolase, with protein MARLTIRQLAGNTWLIPAPANIGVYVRDKRATLIDSGNDEEAGRQILKLLDEQGWTLELIVNTHSNADHIGGNAFLQKRTGCRIAATPLEAAFIVQPLLEPTVLYGGFPLPALRNKFLLAKPSTVTDLLPAAGPILASGLEALPLPGHYLEMIGVRTPDDVLFLADSLFAEAILAKYPLFFLYDVQGHLETLARLDGVTAGCYVPSHGEPTADLAPLVAANRRRLAATLDFVRACCATPVSWEGVLERVCLEYGIELNANQYVLVGSTLRSLLAYLVVTGEVTTVFAAGTLQWQRVG; from the coding sequence ATGGCCCGTCTGACGATCCGGCAGCTTGCCGGCAATACCTGGCTGATCCCGGCTCCGGCCAACATCGGCGTCTATGTCCGCGACAAGCGGGCGACCCTGATCGACAGCGGCAACGACGAGGAGGCGGGGCGGCAGATCCTCAAGCTGCTCGACGAGCAGGGGTGGACCCTGGAGCTGATCGTCAACACCCACTCCAATGCCGATCATATCGGCGGCAACGCCTTCCTCCAGAAACGGACCGGCTGCCGGATCGCCGCCACCCCCCTGGAGGCGGCCTTCATCGTCCAGCCGCTCCTGGAGCCGACCGTCCTCTACGGTGGCTTCCCGTTGCCGGCGCTGCGCAACAAGTTCCTGCTCGCCAAGCCGTCGACGGTGACCGACCTGCTGCCGGCGGCGGGGCCGATCCTGGCGAGTGGGCTCGAAGCGCTGCCGCTGCCGGGGCATTACCTGGAGATGATCGGTGTCCGCACCCCTGACGACGTGTTGTTCCTGGCCGACAGCCTCTTCGCCGAGGCGATCCTCGCCAAATATCCGCTCTTTTTCCTCTACGACGTCCAGGGCCATCTGGAGACCCTGGCCCGGCTCGACGGGGTGACGGCGGGCTGCTACGTACCGAGCCACGGCGAGCCGACCGCCGATCTGGCGCCGCTTGTGGCCGCCAACCGGCGGCGGCTGGCGGCAACCCTCGACTTCGTCCGGGCCTGCTGTGCCACTCCCGTCTCCTGGGAGGGGGTGCTGGAGCGGGTCTGTCTCGAGTACGGTATCGAGCTGAACGCCAACCAGTACGTGCTGGTCGGCAGCACCCTCCGTTCGCTCCTCGCCTACCTGGTGGTGACGGGGGAGGTAACGACCGTCTTTGCCGCCGGCACCCTGCAGTGGCAGCGGGTGGGGTAG
- a CDS encoding methyl-accepting chemotaxis protein, producing MARHGISRFSILQQIVCLALVSVVGIILLAITAFSVIGTVRVNGPLYREIVQGKDVVADILPPPEYIIEPYLVVLRALNEPDRAKQEQLFAAFKKLQADCVERHAFWDKELTDRESRQLLLDDAYRPATAFFATALNEFFPALLRGDQAAAAAVVKNTLNGQYEEHRRQIDKLVALTVARGNRTEQQADGVLRHSELLMVTVCIALLAGCLVLGGLIIRSISGTFAQCTAITDRIAAGDLSVEVPVAGRGSVRTMLGSLRAMVENFREVVAQVTGASGQLVGAAEQLSTTSQRIADTAGQVATESTGVATAGEQMASTSQEISRNCHEAAENSQASSTIATSGVDVAKDVIAVMGQIAERVRTLAGTIELLGRRSDQIGEIIGTIEDIADQTNLLALNAAIEAARAGEQGRGFAVVADEVRALAERTTTATREIAGMIKAIQAETRGAVAAMEEGVREVESGSAEAGRAEDALRGILDQVGSVSSQIGQIATAAEEQTATTGQISDNIQQITLLVQETARGSHDCADAAHQLTTLAQGLETAIHRFRVA from the coding sequence ATGGCACGTCACGGTATTTCGCGGTTCAGTATCCTGCAGCAGATCGTTTGCCTGGCCCTCGTCTCGGTGGTCGGCATCATCCTCCTGGCGATCACCGCCTTCTCGGTGATCGGCACGGTCCGGGTCAATGGCCCCCTCTACCGGGAGATCGTCCAGGGGAAGGATGTGGTGGCCGATATCCTGCCTCCTCCCGAATATATCATCGAACCGTACCTGGTGGTTCTCCGGGCGCTCAATGAACCGGACCGGGCGAAGCAGGAGCAACTGTTCGCCGCCTTCAAGAAACTCCAGGCCGATTGTGTCGAGCGGCATGCCTTCTGGGACAAGGAACTGACGGACCGGGAAAGCCGGCAGCTGCTCCTCGATGATGCCTACCGGCCGGCCACGGCGTTCTTCGCTACCGCCCTGAACGAATTCTTTCCCGCCCTGCTGCGCGGCGATCAGGCTGCGGCGGCAGCGGTTGTGAAGAATACCCTCAACGGCCAGTATGAAGAGCATCGGCGGCAGATCGATAAACTGGTTGCCCTGACCGTTGCCCGGGGGAACCGGACCGAGCAGCAGGCCGATGGGGTACTGCGCCATTCCGAACTGCTGATGGTCACGGTCTGCATCGCGCTGCTGGCCGGCTGTCTCGTGCTCGGCGGTCTGATCATCCGCAGCATTAGCGGCACCTTCGCCCAATGCACCGCCATCACCGACCGGATCGCCGCCGGCGACCTGTCGGTCGAGGTACCGGTTGCCGGCCGGGGGAGTGTCCGGACGATGCTCGGCAGCCTGCGGGCGATGGTCGAGAATTTCCGCGAGGTGGTTGCCCAGGTCACCGGCGCCTCCGGCCAGCTGGTCGGTGCGGCGGAGCAGCTCTCGACCACCTCCCAGCGGATCGCCGACACCGCCGGGCAGGTGGCGACGGAGTCGACTGGCGTTGCCACTGCCGGCGAGCAGATGGCCAGCACGTCGCAGGAGATTTCGCGCAACTGCCACGAGGCCGCCGAAAATTCCCAGGCTTCCAGCACCATTGCCACCTCCGGGGTCGACGTGGCCAAGGATGTCATCGCTGTAATGGGGCAGATTGCCGAGCGGGTCCGGACGTTGGCCGGGACTATCGAGCTGCTGGGGCGGCGAAGCGATCAGATCGGCGAGATCATTGGCACCATCGAAGATATCGCCGACCAGACCAATCTGTTGGCGCTCAACGCTGCCATCGAGGCGGCCCGGGCCGGCGAGCAGGGGCGGGGCTTCGCGGTGGTGGCTGACGAAGTGCGGGCGCTGGCCGAACGGACCACCACCGCCACCCGGGAGATTGCCGGGATGATCAAGGCAATCCAGGCGGAAACGAGGGGCGCGGTGGCGGCCATGGAAGAAGGGGTCCGCGAGGTGGAGAGCGGCTCGGCGGAGGCCGGCCGAGCGGAAGACGCGCTGCGGGGGATTCTCGACCAGGTCGGTTCGGTTTCCAGCCAGATCGGCCAGATCGCTACCGCTGCCGAGGAGCAGACGGCGACCACCGGCCAGATCAGCGACAACATCCAGCAGATCACCCTGCTGGTGCAGGAAACGGCGCGGGGGTCCCACGACTGCGCCGACGCGGCGCATCAGCTGACGACGCTGGCCCAGGGACTCGAGACGGCGATTCACCGCTTCCGGGTCGCCTGA
- a CDS encoding transcriptional regulator produces MKPAPRKPTVPRNAAETARHAVIDLLCRETRSAKELSAELRLTEREVYDHLEHIRRSLHAEGAALEIVPAVCRSCGFTFAKRDRLTAPGRCPVCRHEAISDPLYTIHRPGHEPA; encoded by the coding sequence ATGAAACCAGCACCGCGGAAACCGACGGTCCCCCGCAACGCCGCGGAAACGGCCCGCCACGCCGTGATCGACCTCCTCTGCCGGGAAACCCGGTCGGCAAAGGAGCTCTCCGCCGAGCTGCGGCTCACCGAACGGGAGGTCTACGACCACCTGGAGCATATCCGCCGGAGCCTCCACGCCGAAGGCGCCGCTCTGGAGATCGTCCCGGCGGTCTGCCGTAGCTGCGGGTTCACCTTTGCCAAGCGCGACCGGCTGACCGCCCCGGGCCGCTGCCCGGTCTGCCGCCACGAGGCGATCAGCGACCCGCTTTACACCATCCACCGCCCGGGGCACGAGCCGGCATGA
- a CDS encoding tRNA dihydrouridine synthase — translation MTPDAAVLMPNPARPDGAPLPWPAGGPPLMLAPMQGLTNRALRALFIDWVRPDTVFTEFMRVNPVGAGRSLSATDLREIAPAERGTPLVVQLIGHGRETLVAAARAAEAAGARHLNLNLGCPFGRMTSGPAGGRLLRHPETLAELIPPLRDAIAGTFSVKLRAGYDDPQQIFSLLPLFEAAGVDFLVLHPRTVVQEYAGTADHAVTAAVVRQTRLPVIANGDIRDAAGGRRLLAESGAAGLMLGRGAIADPLLFERLRGRAAAVPEPAERRATLRRYLGELLPRYRELFCGDAQALSKIKGVVATMDDPALAKPLKRLRRAATVTAFAAVLDELG, via the coding sequence ATGACTCCCGACGCGGCCGTTCTCATGCCGAACCCGGCCCGCCCGGACGGCGCCCCGCTCCCCTGGCCGGCCGGCGGACCGCCGCTGATGCTGGCGCCGATGCAGGGGCTGACCAACCGCGCCCTCCGCGCCCTGTTCATCGACTGGGTCCGCCCCGACACGGTCTTCACCGAATTCATGCGGGTCAATCCCGTCGGTGCCGGCCGCAGCCTCTCCGCCACCGACCTGCGGGAAATCGCCCCGGCGGAACGGGGAACGCCACTGGTAGTGCAACTGATCGGCCATGGCCGGGAGACGCTGGTGGCGGCGGCCCGGGCCGCCGAAGCCGCCGGCGCGCGCCACCTCAACCTCAATCTCGGCTGCCCCTTCGGCCGGATGACCTCTGGCCCGGCCGGCGGCCGGCTGCTCCGCCATCCCGAAACGCTGGCGGAGCTGATTCCCCCCCTGCGCGACGCCATTGCCGGCACCTTTTCCGTCAAGCTCCGCGCCGGCTACGACGACCCGCAGCAGATCTTTTCCCTCCTGCCGCTCTTCGAGGCCGCCGGGGTCGATTTCCTCGTCCTCCATCCCCGCACCGTCGTCCAGGAGTACGCCGGCACTGCCGATCATGCGGTCACCGCCGCCGTGGTGCGGCAGACCCGGCTGCCGGTCATCGCCAACGGCGACATCCGCGACGCCGCCGGCGGCCGGCGCCTGCTGGCTGAGAGCGGCGCCGCCGGCCTGATGCTCGGCCGGGGCGCCATTGCCGACCCGCTCCTCTTCGAGCGGTTGCGCGGCCGTGCCGCCGCGGTGCCCGAGCCGGCGGAACGGCGGGCAACCCTCCGCCGCTACCTCGGCGAGCTGCTCCCCCGCTACCGGGAGCTGTTCTGCGGCGACGCTCAGGCGCTGAGCAAGATCAAGGGGGTGGTCGCCACAATGGACGATCCCGCCCTCGCCAAACCGCTGAAACGGCTCCGCCGGGCGGCCACCGTCACCGCCTTCGCCGCCGTCCTCGACGAACTCGGCTAA
- a CDS encoding DUF3820 family protein translates to METPLPCDHQALRELATARMPFGKYAGRRLIDLPEPYVVWFAREGFPPGKLGDQLRAIYEIKVNGLEFLFAPLR, encoded by the coding sequence ATGGAAACGCCCCTCCCCTGCGATCACCAGGCGCTGCGCGAGCTGGCCACCGCCCGGATGCCGTTCGGCAAGTACGCCGGTCGCCGGCTGATCGACCTCCCCGAACCGTACGTCGTCTGGTTCGCCCGCGAAGGCTTCCCCCCCGGCAAGCTGGGCGACCAGCTCCGCGCCATTTACGAAATCAAGGTCAACGGTCTGGAATTTCTCTTCGCGCCGCTCCGGTGA
- a CDS encoding DUF2784 domain-containing protein — translation MGYATLADLVVLVHALFILFVVAGGVAVLRWPRLAWLHLPAAVWGAAIELGGWVCPLTDLENHFRRLGGEAGYRGTFIERYLEPLLYPLGLTRQLQYILALTVVLLNLLVYLRLWHCWRHR, via the coding sequence ATGGGCTACGCGACCCTGGCCGATCTGGTAGTACTGGTCCATGCCCTTTTTATCCTCTTTGTCGTGGCGGGCGGGGTGGCAGTGCTGCGCTGGCCGCGGCTGGCATGGCTCCACCTGCCGGCGGCCGTCTGGGGGGCAGCGATCGAACTCGGAGGGTGGGTCTGTCCGCTCACCGACCTGGAAAACCATTTCCGCCGGCTGGGGGGCGAAGCGGGCTATCGCGGCACCTTCATCGAGCGGTACCTGGAACCGCTCCTCTATCCTCTCGGCCTGACCCGTCAGCTGCAATATATCCTCGCCCTAACGGTGGTCCTCCTCAACCTGCTCGTCTATCTGCGGCTGTGGCACTGCTGGCGGCACCGCTAG
- a CDS encoding MATE family efflux transporter — translation MTKTHRTILRQLSGELAALTKLSLPLIAAQLSQSAMGFVDTVMAGRVSSVDLAAVAMGSSIWFPLFLFLLGILMAVTPSVAQLHGAGRQREIGGHVRQALLLGLFLGGVLMVPLRHAGPLLDLLRVDPRVAPLTLGYLEGVSWGLPAVAGYFVLRHFSEGLSRPKPSMIIGLLGLVCNCLANYLLIYGKLGLPRLGGVGCGWATAFSMWAMWLGMFAVVRRGKVYRPAGLFAAWPRPDWHELGQLLRLGVPIGCALFIEASIFAVIALLIGSLGADIVAAHQISLSFSSLVFMVPMSIASAISVRVGRAIGRGEFAGARRAGYIGIGLTVLIALFSSAASYFGAPAIAGIYTTNPAVAETAAGLLALAALFQVSDAIQVSTAGALRGYKDTRVPMQLLIVAYWVVGLPLGYTLGLTSLWRAPLGAAGFWIGLIAGLTAAALLLSFRLRTISARYVAAGRRSLEDSPRLASGLSC, via the coding sequence ATGACGAAAACGCATCGAACGATACTGCGGCAGCTCTCCGGCGAGTTGGCCGCCCTGACGAAGCTTTCGTTGCCGCTGATTGCCGCCCAGCTTTCCCAGTCGGCGATGGGCTTCGTCGATACGGTGATGGCCGGCCGGGTTTCTTCCGTCGACTTGGCGGCGGTGGCGATGGGGTCGAGCATCTGGTTTCCGCTGTTCCTCTTCCTGCTCGGGATTTTGATGGCCGTGACCCCGTCGGTGGCCCAGCTTCACGGCGCCGGGCGGCAGCGGGAGATCGGCGGCCACGTTCGGCAGGCGCTGCTGCTCGGCTTATTCCTCGGCGGAGTGCTGATGGTGCCGCTCCGCCATGCCGGGCCGTTGCTCGATCTGCTCCGGGTGGATCCGCGGGTCGCCCCGTTGACCCTCGGCTACCTGGAAGGGGTTTCCTGGGGGTTGCCGGCGGTCGCCGGCTATTTCGTGCTGCGCCACTTCAGCGAGGGACTCTCCCGCCCCAAGCCGAGCATGATTATCGGCCTGCTCGGGCTGGTCTGCAACTGTCTCGCCAACTATCTCCTGATCTACGGCAAGCTCGGTCTCCCCCGGCTCGGCGGAGTGGGGTGCGGCTGGGCCACCGCCTTCAGCATGTGGGCAATGTGGCTCGGCATGTTCGCGGTGGTCCGGCGGGGGAAAGTCTACCGCCCTGCCGGCCTCTTCGCCGCCTGGCCCCGCCCCGATTGGCACGAACTGGGGCAGCTGCTCCGGCTGGGGGTCCCGATCGGTTGCGCCCTGTTCATCGAGGCGAGCATCTTTGCCGTAATCGCCCTGCTGATCGGCTCTCTCGGCGCCGACATCGTCGCCGCCCATCAGATCAGCCTCAGTTTCTCCTCGCTGGTGTTCATGGTGCCGATGAGCATCGCCAGCGCCATCTCGGTCCGGGTCGGCCGGGCGATTGGCCGGGGCGAGTTCGCCGGCGCCCGGCGGGCTGGCTATATCGGCATCGGCCTGACGGTGCTGATCGCCCTGTTCAGTTCGGCGGCGAGCTATTTCGGTGCTCCGGCGATCGCCGGCATCTACACCACCAACCCGGCGGTTGCCGAGACGGCGGCCGGACTGCTGGCCCTGGCGGCGCTTTTTCAGGTTTCGGATGCGATCCAGGTGAGCACCGCCGGCGCGCTGCGCGGCTACAAGGATACCCGGGTACCGATGCAGCTGTTGATCGTTGCCTACTGGGTCGTCGGGCTGCCGCTCGGCTATACCCTCGGCCTGACGTCCCTCTGGCGGGCACCGCTGGGCGCGGCGGGGTTCTGGATCGGACTGATCGCCGGCCTAACGGCGGCCGCCCTGCTGCTCAGCTTCCGGCTGCGGACGATCAGCGCCCGTTACGTTGCGGCGGGGCGCCGGTCGCTGGAGGATTCCCCCCGCCTTGCCTCCGGGCTCTCCTGCTGA
- a CDS encoding LysE family translocator, producing the protein MSEVIWLGVLLGIGAALSVGPIFVTIVQEAACRGFSSSFRVILGSACADLVLLLPALAFTWVIQAVAGARFWVALIGSGYFLYLGYAAARDARRLWQTAARPAGNVGWSFWKGVIGNLANPLSWTFWLATGAPTMQRSYLAGGWPGLVLFTVVWFVVASGVEALVAYLVARSGRAVGHRGLALFTGGAAATFLILAATLAVTTLPA; encoded by the coding sequence ATGAGTGAAGTCATCTGGCTCGGCGTGCTGCTCGGGATCGGTGCCGCCCTTTCCGTCGGGCCGATCTTCGTGACCATCGTCCAGGAGGCGGCCTGCCGCGGCTTTTCGTCCAGCTTCCGGGTGATTCTCGGTTCGGCCTGCGCCGACCTGGTGTTGCTGCTGCCGGCCCTGGCCTTCACCTGGGTGATCCAGGCGGTGGCTGGCGCCCGGTTCTGGGTCGCCCTGATCGGTAGCGGCTATTTTCTCTATCTCGGCTATGCCGCCGCCCGGGATGCCCGGCGACTCTGGCAAACGGCTGCCCGGCCCGCCGGCAACGTCGGCTGGTCTTTCTGGAAAGGGGTCATCGGCAACCTGGCCAACCCGCTCTCTTGGACCTTCTGGCTTGCCACCGGCGCGCCGACGATGCAGCGGAGCTATCTGGCCGGCGGCTGGCCGGGGCTGGTGCTCTTTACCGTCGTCTGGTTCGTCGTTGCTTCGGGGGTGGAGGCGCTGGTCGCCTACCTGGTCGCCCGCTCGGGGCGGGCCGTCGGTCATCGGGGGCTGGCGCTCTTTACCGGTGGCGCCGCCGCGACCTTCCTGATCCTCGCGGCCACGCTGGCCGTTACTACCCTGCCGGCCTGA
- a CDS encoding Lrp/AsnC family transcriptional regulator, with the protein MQGLDDNDLKILELLQRDGRATHAAVGKAVGLSAPSVYARIQRLEKSGVIRGYAAQLDPAGVGRGLAAFVRVTTRAITASEEQDEFERFVLAEPLILECHDVDGEDSYILKVRAATLESLRDLLARIRGIAAVSRTVTSIGMVTIKEEGVAPLPANGPGASRGKRS; encoded by the coding sequence ATGCAGGGGTTGGATGATAACGATTTAAAAATTCTTGAGCTGTTGCAGCGGGATGGTCGCGCCACCCATGCCGCGGTCGGCAAGGCGGTCGGCCTGAGCGCTCCGTCGGTCTATGCCCGGATCCAGCGGCTGGAAAAAAGCGGCGTCATTCGCGGTTACGCGGCGCAGCTCGATCCGGCCGGCGTCGGCCGCGGGCTGGCGGCCTTTGTCCGGGTGACCACCCGGGCCATCACTGCCTCGGAAGAGCAGGACGAGTTCGAGCGGTTCGTACTGGCCGAGCCGTTGATTCTCGAATGCCACGATGTCGACGGCGAGGACAGCTATATCCTCAAGGTCCGGGCCGCCACCCTGGAGTCGCTGCGCGACCTGCTGGCCCGCATCCGGGGGATAGCGGCGGTGTCGCGGACGGTGACCTCCATCGGGATGGTGACGATCAAGGAGGAGGGAGTGGCGCCGCTGCCGGCGAATGGGCCGGGCGCCAGCCGGGGGAAACGGTCATGA
- a CDS encoding FKBP-type peptidyl-prolyl cis-trans isomerase, protein MALAQKGDKVKIDYTGTLEDGTVFDSTLESECSDDCCDSDGCDDDCDCESDDCGCGCESGPMELTIGERQLLPQIDDALIGMAPGEKKTIRIPAAEAFGEYDEERVFTVTRNHLPEDLTPSVGDELVLANDDEEELGVAVIEVTDDSVTFDANHPLAGEDLSFEVTLLEIL, encoded by the coding sequence ATGGCACTGGCACAGAAGGGCGACAAGGTTAAAATCGACTACACCGGCACCCTCGAAGACGGCACCGTTTTCGATTCCACCCTGGAGAGTGAATGCAGCGATGATTGCTGCGACAGCGACGGCTGCGACGACGATTGCGATTGCGAGTCCGACGACTGCGGCTGCGGTTGCGAGAGCGGGCCGATGGAGTTGACCATCGGCGAACGGCAACTCCTTCCCCAGATCGACGACGCGCTGATCGGCATGGCGCCGGGCGAGAAGAAGACGATCCGCATCCCGGCCGCGGAGGCCTTCGGCGAGTATGACGAAGAGCGGGTCTTTACCGTTACCCGCAACCATCTCCCCGAGGACCTGACCCCCTCGGTCGGCGACGAACTGGTATTGGCCAACGACGACGAAGAAGAACTGGGAGTGGCGGTGATCGAGGTCACCGACGACAGCGTCACCTTCGACGCCAACCACCCGCTGGCCGGCGAGGATCTCTCCTTCGAAGTGACCCTGCTGGAAATCCTCTAA
- a CDS encoding glutaredoxin family protein has product MAGLVRRIVALLVALPLLLAVTAAAAEPVTLYFFWGEGCPHCARAKPFLAELAKRHPALQVRDYEVLQHRENLELLLRMSRQLGEEATGVPTIILAGRMYSGFSPETARQLETRVATLTTPRPTPAPCPPDDSLAIPFFGRVDSRSLSLPAFTVVVAGLDSFNPCAFFVLFFLLSLLTHVHSRRRMLLLGGVFVFFSGLVYFLFMAAWLNLFILVGNLPAITVGAGLLAIVIALLNIKDFFFFEEGVSLVIPEGVKPRLFERMREIVRAGALPAMLASTVVLAVAANTYELLCTAGFPMVFTRVLTLHRLSTGGYYLYLAFYNLVYVVPLAVIVGLFVVTLGSRKLSEWQGRLLKLISGSMMLCLGAVLLIRPALLNNALVSLLLLAAALLGAGLTVVVARRVRPERFGNDG; this is encoded by the coding sequence ATGGCCGGGCTCGTTCGCCGAATCGTCGCACTACTGGTTGCCCTGCCGCTGCTGCTGGCCGTGACGGCTGCCGCCGCCGAACCGGTGACGCTCTACTTCTTCTGGGGCGAGGGGTGTCCCCACTGCGCCCGCGCCAAGCCGTTTCTGGCCGAGCTGGCCAAGCGTCATCCGGCGCTGCAGGTGCGCGACTACGAGGTGCTGCAGCACCGGGAGAATCTGGAGCTGCTGCTCCGGATGAGCCGTCAGCTCGGTGAAGAGGCCACCGGGGTGCCGACCATTATCCTTGCCGGGCGGATGTATTCCGGATTTTCCCCCGAAACCGCCCGGCAGCTGGAAACCCGGGTGGCGACGCTGACCACCCCCCGGCCGACACCGGCCCCCTGCCCGCCGGACGACTCCCTGGCCATCCCCTTTTTCGGCCGGGTGGATAGCCGCTCGCTTTCCCTCCCCGCCTTCACGGTGGTGGTTGCCGGGCTCGACAGTTTCAATCCCTGCGCCTTCTTCGTCCTCTTCTTTTTGCTCAGCCTGCTGACCCATGTCCATTCGCGGCGGCGGATGCTCCTGCTCGGCGGGGTCTTCGTCTTCTTTTCCGGCCTCGTCTACTTCCTGTTCATGGCCGCCTGGCTCAACCTGTTCATCCTGGTGGGGAATCTGCCGGCGATTACCGTCGGCGCCGGGCTGCTGGCGATTGTCATCGCCCTGCTCAATATCAAGGACTTCTTCTTTTTCGAAGAGGGGGTGTCGTTGGTGATCCCGGAAGGGGTGAAGCCCCGGTTGTTCGAACGGATGCGGGAGATTGTCCGGGCCGGCGCCCTGCCGGCGATGCTCGCCTCGACGGTAGTGCTGGCGGTTGCCGCCAATACCTACGAGCTGCTCTGTACCGCCGGCTTCCCGATGGTCTTCACCCGGGTTCTGACTCTCCACCGGCTGTCGACGGGCGGCTACTATCTCTATCTCGCCTTTTACAACCTGGTCTATGTGGTGCCGTTGGCGGTGATCGTCGGGCTGTTCGTCGTCACCCTCGGCAGCAGGAAGCTGAGCGAATGGCAGGGGCGGCTGCTGAAGCTCATCTCCGGCAGCATGATGCTCTGTCTCGGCGCGGTGCTGCTGATCCGGCCGGCACTGCTCAATAATGCCCTGGTATCCCTGCTGCTGCTGGCGGCGGCGCTGCTCGGCGCCGGCTTGACAGTGGTGGTTGCCCGGCGGGTGCGGCCGGAGCGGTTCGGCAACGACGGCTGA
- a CDS encoding DUF72 domain-containing protein, with amino-acid sequence MPGLFIGCSGFSYSHWRGTFYPADLPQSQWFAYYCSLFASVELNVTFYRLLKPATFDRWRRESPHGFVFSAKGSRFITHVKRLADAADPLGRFFDGVLLLGDKLRAVLWQLPPDFACDPDRLGRFLALAGRYPVRQALEFRHPSWCCAEVVELCRGAGVCLCMADWPAFVAELPLTAGFVYLRRHGHGGTYASRYSTAELAADAERIAAYRAAGREVLIYFNNDAAGHAPANAGELAALCGLGPAR; translated from the coding sequence ATGCCCGGGCTCTTCATCGGCTGCAGCGGTTTCAGCTATTCCCACTGGCGGGGAACGTTCTATCCGGCGGACCTGCCGCAATCGCAGTGGTTCGCCTACTACTGCTCGCTCTTCGCCAGCGTCGAGCTGAACGTTACCTTCTACCGGCTACTGAAGCCGGCAACCTTCGACCGCTGGCGGCGGGAGTCGCCGCACGGCTTCGTATTCAGCGCCAAGGGGAGCCGCTTCATCACCCACGTTAAGCGGCTGGCCGATGCCGCCGATCCCCTCGGCCGCTTTTTCGACGGGGTGCTCCTCCTTGGCGACAAGCTCCGGGCGGTCCTCTGGCAGCTGCCGCCGGACTTCGCCTGCGATCCTGACCGGTTGGGCCGTTTCCTGGCGCTTGCCGGGCGCTATCCGGTGCGCCAGGCCCTGGAGTTCCGCCACCCCAGCTGGTGCTGTGCCGAGGTGGTCGAACTTTGCCGCGGGGCGGGCGTCTGCCTCTGCATGGCCGACTGGCCCGCGTTCGTTGCCGAGCTCCCCCTGACCGCCGGCTTCGTCTACCTGCGTCGGCATGGTCACGGCGGCACCTACGCCAGCCGGTACTCCACTGCCGAACTGGCGGCCGATGCCGAACGGATTGCCGCCTACCGGGCGGCGGGGCGCGAGGTGCTGATCTATTTCAATAACGATGCCGCCGGTCATGCTCCTGCCAACGCCGGCGAACTGGCGGCACTCTGCGGTCTCGGGCCGGCCCGCTGA